In the Sulfobacillus thermosulfidooxidans DSM 9293 genome, CGAAATCATGTTGTGATCAGGCGTAATAGCATGTGGATATCATGGATAGAAAGGATGTTGACGGATTGATTCGGGGAATACGAGGAGCGACACAGGTCGATCGTGATGAGGCGCATCACATTTTAGAACGCACCCAGGAACTTTTGTTGGAGATGGCTCGCGCGAACGATATACGCCCAGAAGATATGAGCAGTATTTGTTTTACCATGACTCCTGATCTCCATGCGACCTTTCCAGCGGAAGCGGCACGACAAATTGGTTGGCAATATGTGCCAGTTATCTGTATGCGAGAATTGGATGTCCCTCATGGATTGCCCATGACGGTACGCATTTTAATGCAAGCCGAGACGCAAAAATCGCAAGAAGAAATCCGCCACATCTATCAATATGGTGCTGTGGTATTACGCGAAGATCTCGTAAAGAGTCGTGAGGAGTCACAGGGATAATGAAGGCTGTGGGACGAGGCCCAGTCGTGACAGTCGACGGGCCTGCCGGTGCAGGCAAAAGCACCGTGGCCCGAAAAATGGCGGAACGATTGGGCTTTTTGTATCTTGATTCTGGAGCAATGTACCGGGCCTTGGCACTTAAGGCATTGCAACATGGTATTGATTTACGTGATGAATCACAGTTGGCCGATTTATTGAAGTCGACCACCATTGATTTGATAGGCAATGGTCAAGGACAACCATCGGTGTGGTTAGATGGGGAAGACGTCACCACACTACTTCGGACACCGGAAGTCAACGCGAGTGTTTCGTTGGTCGCGGGATTTCCTCTGGTCCGTGAAGAAATGGTTCGAAGGCAGCGCGCCATGGCGCGTGAAGGACGCGTGGTGATGGATGGACGCGACATTGGTACATACGTTTTGCCGGATGCGGACTTAAAATTTTATTTGACGGCATCATTGGAAGCTCGAGCACGCCGCCGGTTAAATGATTTGGTGGCCTTAGGATTTCATCCCAATTTAGAGACATTAGGGGAAGAAATTCGTCACCGGGATACCCTGGATGCTGCCCGAGAAGTGGGTCCCTTGCGTCAAGCGGAGGATGCCATTTTGATTGACACCACCGATATGGAGGTGGATCGTGTTGTCGATATGATGTTGGAGTATTATCGGCAACGCGTCTCGTAATGTTTTATTGGGTCTTATATTGGATGGTACGTTGGGCCTTTTCGTTATATTTCCGCATTGAGGTTAAAGGCGTAGAAAATGTGCCGCGAAAAGGACCATTACTGATTTTAGTTAATCACATCACATTATTAGATCCGCCCATGGCGGCTATTTTGATGCCGAGACCCGTGTATTTTATGGCAAAAGTGGAATTATTCCGATATCCTATTTTTGGTTGGCTTATTCAACATCTTCACGCTTTTCCGGTGCGCCGTGGTCATCCAGACAGGCAAGCTATTCGCACATCTTTACGCATTTTAGAACAGGAAAAGGCCTTAATGATTTTTCCTGAAGGTCACCGCTCTGAAACAGGTGCTTTGCAAGAAGCCCGTGCAGGTGCTGTCTATTTGGCACAAAAGACGGGAGCCCCTTGTATTCCCATTGGAATTAGTGGGCAATATGGTTTTCGCAAAACGATTCGATATTCCATTGGGGAAGTGTTTACCATTCCCCGTGACATGGAAAGGCATGAAGCCCAGAAGTTGATTATGCGTAAGATTGCCGAGCAAATTCCCGGCAATCAGGTCGAACATTTTTCGCGGAAAAAACGTATTAAGCGATAACGCGTCATATGAAAATTCTTGGATTGATGCCAACTTCCGGTGTAATATGTAAAGGAGTAGTATGTGAAACACGTTTCATACAGGCGCAATGACAAGGGGGCCGGCGATCATGGATGAACGGGAACACACAATGCCAGAGGACACCACGGAGCAAGCTAAAAATCAAGAGCATGAAGACATCATGAATATGGAAGATTCTCTCGCTTATGCGCCCATGGAGGATGTCCATCCTGGGGACATAGTGGAAGGGAAAGTGGTCCATATTTCCAATGATGGTGTGCTCGTGGACGTGGGGGCAAAATCCGAAGGAATCATCCATTTGCAGGATTTAAGTCACCGCCGTATTGAGCGCCCCGAAGATGTGGTGAAGCTGGGAGACGTCATATCGGTCTATGTATTAGGTTATGAGGGCGAAGAGGGTGTTTTAAAACTCTCGAAAAAACGGGCCGACGAACAAGAAGCCTGGAAAAAACTTGAAGAGGCTCAAGAATCTGGCCAAATTTTACATGCACCCGTCGTAGAAATTGTTAAGGGTGGATTAGTGGTCGATGTGGGTCTGCGTGGGTTTATTCCAGCCTCTCACATCGCCCGGGGCTATGTCAGTGACATGACACCATATTTAGGACAAGTGGTGCCGCTCAAGGTTGTTGAATTAGATCGCAACAAACGGCGTGCGATTTTGTCTCGCAAAATCGCAATGGAAATCGAGGAAAATGCGAAAAAAGAACAGCTCTGGCAAACTATTCAAGAAGGGCAAGTACGCCATGGAGTTGTCAAGAGTTTAACGGATTTTGGTGCCTTCATTGACTTAGGAGGGGTGGATGGTCTATTACACATCAGTGAAATGTCGTGGGGACGCATTAACCACCCGTCTGAAGTCTTAGAAGTGGGCCAAGAAATTGATGTGAAAGTCCTGCGACTGGATCCGGAGAAAAATAAGATTTCACTAGGCCTTCGACAGGTTCTGCCAAATCCGTGGGAAGGTGTCGAAGAAAAATACCGTGTTGGGCAATTATATCAAGGCGTTGTCGTTCGACTGGCAGGATTTGGCGCGTTTGTCGAACTAGAACCAGGCGTTGATGGGTTGGTACACATTTCACAGCTTGCTCCCGAACGGATTCATCAACCCTCTGATGTGGTGACTGTGGGAGATAGGATTTGGGTGAAAATCCTTTCGGTCGATGCGGCGAACAAACGCATCTCACTGTCTAAACGGCAGGCCGACGAAGATATCGCCAATGGGGCTTTATCATCCCATGATCACATCGAGGAGGATGGCGGTTCGACCACTATCGGTGAGCATTTAAATGCGTATCACGCAGGGAACTGGGATGATGAAAAAGAACCGTAAAATGTTAGGTGACACGCTTCGACCAGCAAGTGACTACTAACCCCCGAGGTAGACCTCGGGGGTTAGTATATGGATGTTCTGGCAAATGTCCTCCGTAATTACCCCGCTTGCCGGTAACTGTGTTCGCCCCATCGAGCGATCGTAAACGCTCGGGCTTTTCGAATAATCGGAAAGGCAATGACGGCTTTCAGAGCATCCCATCCCATAAAGGGTACAACGCCTTCAAGAAATGCGTGCGGTACGGTCGCATGGGTTGTTAAGATGAGTCCTATCATGCCTCCTAGATAGATGATGATAAGATTAACCGCTAGACCCGCAATGAGCCGACCTTTGTGTGTGGTCGATCCCGTCAATATGGACATTGCCCAGGCAGCGACCGGGAATGCCCACAGATAACCTCCAAATGGGCCCACAAGGATGGCCACGCCGTGACCCCCTTCGGCGAATACGGGAAGCCCCAGCGCGCCTAAAATCAGATAAGTCATCATACTGAGAAACGCCCATTTAGGAGGCAATAAGCCTCCGGCCAGATAGACACCTAGTACCTGTAAACTAAACGGAACGACGGTTAAAAACGGTAAGGTAAAAGATGTAATAGCACCCACTGCGGTAATGGCGGTGATGAAGGAAGCCAAAACCAAAAAACGCATGTAATGAGGCATACGGTTCCTCCTAGAAACAGGATAAAATTGCGACATCTACCACTTTCCCTATAAGCTGCGTCATTTTATCACAAAGCCTGAATGCATGGAAAGACACCGGTGCGGGACAATAATTCATGTCTTCATGTCGATTGCGGAGCACTGGTGTGGAATGAGGCGGTGACGATGTTCCTCTTAGCAACGTTTACTTTTTGGATTGCGGGATCCATCTTAATGATGACAGGATTCGGACGTGAAGTTTTCGATAGGCACCAGCTGCGTGGTGCCAGGATCGGTCTGGTTATGCTGATAACGAGTGTGCTCGCTATCATTACCGCAACATTTTATCCTTTTCACCAGGCCAATTTTGGAAATATAGCTTGGGAAGCCTTTATGGCCAGCGTGTTTTTATTAAGAGGCCGTTCACGATTATGGTGGGAGACCTTTATAATTGCTGTCATGATTACGGTGGTTCGTGGGTTCGGTCCAATAAATCCTCACCATGCAGATGTGGTGAATTGGGCTGTGTGGGAAAGTGTCATGACGGGGGTATTTATCGGTTCTATCATTCACGACCCTTTTTACTCGGCTTTATCAGCAGGTATGGCCGCGATACAATCCGGTATCATCCTGACATTGCTGGCGGGACATATTCATTTTGGCACGACACGCGACATGGCTTTTGTGTTGAGTTCGACCCTTATTGCCTGGCATATGTCATGGATCATGAACTGGATTCACACCGAACGGCGTGCCGAAATGTCGAATTCATAAGAGGCATTTGCGCTGTCTTGAAACCGTAGAGGGGCGCGGGATTCGCAGAGGCTCATAAAGAATTTCCCCCATTCATGGACGGAGGAATGCGGCTTTTCGGTTCCCGGTCGGCCGCCGGCGGCCGATTTGACCCCACCCGCGGCACACCGTGCCGCGATCCCCGAAACCCGCAAAACCCTAAGAAAAACGGGCCGAGCTCTGGTAAAATTGAAGTACCAACCACAATTTTCCGAAAGGAGCTCTCCCGTATGGCTATCATACCACAACTTTCTCTCTTTTCGTGGCAAGATCTCGAAGAATTAGGCGACCTCGAACGCCTCGTGCTCGTCCTCGAGACGGTCCCGGATGAAACCCTCATGGCCCACCTGGAAGCCGCCCGTGGGCATGGGCGGAATGCGTACCCGGTCCGGGCGATGTGGAATTCGGTGTTGGCCGGGGTGGTTTTCCAACACCCCAGCATCGAGAGCCTTCGCCGAGAACTGGCCCGCAATGCGCAACTGCGCATGCTGTGCGGGTTCCGCAACGCGGCCGTCCCGCCCGCGTCGGCCTACACCCGATTTCTGCATCGTCTGATGGCCGAACAGGATACCGTGGACGGGATGTTTGAGCAGCTGGTGGATGACCTCGCCGCCGTGCTCCCGAATTTCGGTCAGCGCTTGGCCATGGACAGCAAGGGTATCTCGTCGCGGGCCGTGCGGCCCGCCAAAAACCCCACCGCCGATGGGCGCCGGGACGTCGATGCCGATTTTGGACGGAAGGAATACCGCGGTGTGCATGAGGACGGGACTACCTGGACCAAAGTGGTCAAGTGGTTCGGGTATAAGCTGCACCTGGTGGTGGATTCGACGTACGAATTGCCGGTGGCGTGGGAGGTGACGAAAGCGTCGGTGTCCGATGTGACCCGGGCGATGCCCATGTTGGATCATCTGCACCATCGCCACGGGGTGCTGCTGTCCCGTGCCGTCCTTTTAACGGCCGACCGGGGCTATGATGATACCAAATTGATCGCCGCCTGCTGGGATAGCTACCAGATTAAGCCGGTGATCGATATCCGGAATATGTGGCGGGACCCGGATGCCACGCGAGTGCTACCGGGCCATTCGACGGTGACCTACAATTATCGTGGCGACGTCTTTTGTCAGGATCCGGTCACGGGTCAGGTTCACACCATGAGTAACGGCGGATTCGAAGTCAGGCGCCAACGTCTCAAAAAGCGGTGCCCCGCCCGCTTTGCGGGCGTGTCCTGCCGGGGTCAAGACACCTGCCCCGTCGTCCAGGGCCTGCGCATTCCCTTACAGACCGATCGGCGGATTTTTACGCCCATGGACCGGGCCAGTTATCAATGGAAGCGCGAGTATGCCCATCGCACGGCGGTGGAACGGGTGAACAGTCGGTTGGATGTGTCGTTCGGGTTGGAACTCCATACCATTCGGGGGCTAAAGAAAATGCAACTCCGCTGCGGGTTGGCCCTCATCGTGATGTTGGCGATGGCGCTCGGGCGGATACGGCAACGGCAACCGGAGCGGATGCGCCGCCTCGTGGGGTCGTGAACCCCACCCCCATTCATCGAAATCCCGGAACGGCCCGTCGGGCCGCTGCTTCGGCGTCGATTCATCCTGTTCCGCCATAATTGAGGCCCATTCACCCTCTGGGATCTGCGTGACAAACGGCTGTGGAGTCGCCGCAGATTGACTGAAATCGGCTACAGCGGAAAAAACTCCATAAGGCTTTGTCTTGCCAGAGTCCCAAGACCCTGGGATAATCGTAATCATTGGAGGGATTGGGTTGGCATTAGTAGCTTTGGTCGGAAGACCCAACGTGGGTAAATCGGCTTTGTTCAATCGTATCACAGAAACCCGGCGTGCTATTGTTGAGGATACGCCTGGTGTAACGCGTGATCGTCTTTATGAGGATACGGATTGGAATGGTCGGACGTTTACGTTAGTTGATACGGGAGGCATATGGATTAGCGATGATGATGATTTATTATCAATGACTCGTGCCCAAACCGAAATTGCTCTGAACGACGCAGACGTGATCGTGTTTGTTGTAGACGGTCAAGCGGGACCCACGGGTGGAGATTTTGATGTGCTAGAAATTTTGAGGAGAACGCGGAAGCCGGTGATTTTGGCTGTCAATAAGGCCGAGAGTCCTAAAATCACTGGGATAGAATTTTATGAGTTTGGGCTGGGTGACCCTGTTTTGGTTTCCGCAGTGCACGGTGAAGGTGTAGGGGATTTACTTGACCGGATTGTTGACAGTCTCCCACCTCAGGCTGCCACGGATGAGGAACCATCTGGTGACGAGATTCGCATTGCGTTAGCGGGACGTCCCAATGTTGGCAAATCATCGCTTCTTAATACGCTAACGGGCGAGGAACGGACATTAGTGACCCCGATTGCTGGGACCACACGCGATGTTGTGGATAGTGTCTTAGATATTGATGGGCAACGCTATGTCATTCTTGATACAGCGGGATTGCGACGACCCAATAAGATATCTGATGAATTGGAAGAAAAAACGGTGCAACGCACGTTAGATGCGATTCGCAATGCAGACATTGTCTTGTTATTATTAGCAGCCAATGATCAACTCACCGCGCAAGATCAACGCATTGCTGGCCAAATTCATAAGGCGCGCAAGGGATGTGTGGTGTTGCTCAACAAATCGGATTTGGTTAAAGGGAGCACTGTTCCTATCCAAACCAAAGCTCGTGAAGAACTCAAATTTTTAGACTATGCCACCATTATTCCCATTTCGGTGGTGACCGGATG is a window encoding:
- the aroH gene encoding chorismate mutase, which gives rise to MDRKDVDGLIRGIRGATQVDRDEAHHILERTQELLLEMARANDIRPEDMSSICFTMTPDLHATFPAEAARQIGWQYVPVICMRELDVPHGLPMTVRILMQAETQKSQEEIRHIYQYGAVVLREDLVKSREESQG
- the cmk gene encoding (d)CMP kinase — encoded protein: MKAVGRGPVVTVDGPAGAGKSTVARKMAERLGFLYLDSGAMYRALALKALQHGIDLRDESQLADLLKSTTIDLIGNGQGQPSVWLDGEDVTTLLRTPEVNASVSLVAGFPLVREEMVRRQRAMAREGRVVMDGRDIGTYVLPDADLKFYLTASLEARARRRLNDLVALGFHPNLETLGEEIRHRDTLDAAREVGPLRQAEDAILIDTTDMEVDRVVDMMLEYYRQRVS
- the der gene encoding ribosome biogenesis GTPase Der, which encodes MALVALVGRPNVGKSALFNRITETRRAIVEDTPGVTRDRLYEDTDWNGRTFTLVDTGGIWISDDDDLLSMTRAQTEIALNDADVIVFVVDGQAGPTGGDFDVLEILRRTRKPVILAVNKAESPKITGIEFYEFGLGDPVLVSAVHGEGVGDLLDRIVDSLPPQAATDEEPSGDEIRIALAGRPNVGKSSLLNTLTGEERTLVTPIAGTTRDVVDSVLDIDGQRYVILDTAGLRRPNKISDELEEKTVQRTLDAIRNADIVLLLLAANDQLTAQDQRIAGQIHKARKGCVVLLNKSDLVKGSTVPIQTKAREELKFLDYATIIPISVVTGWHLDMIWPAITQAYQSFTARITTHQLNQLIQEAVHLNPPPTDKGRSLKIYYATQVSTKPPHFVLFVNDPELVHFSYERYLENRLREKWGFRGSPIQLSFRPRSRREFEQ
- a CDS encoding transposase, with protein sequence MAIIPQLSLFSWQDLEELGDLERLVLVLETVPDETLMAHLEAARGHGRNAYPVRAMWNSVLAGVVFQHPSIESLRRELARNAQLRMLCGFRNAAVPPASAYTRFLHRLMAEQDTVDGMFEQLVDDLAAVLPNFGQRLAMDSKGISSRAVRPAKNPTADGRRDVDADFGRKEYRGVHEDGTTWTKVVKWFGYKLHLVVDSTYELPVAWEVTKASVSDVTRAMPMLDHLHHRHGVLLSRAVLLTADRGYDDTKLIAACWDSYQIKPVIDIRNMWRDPDATRVLPGHSTVTYNYRGDVFCQDPVTGQVHTMSNGGFEVRRQRLKKRCPARFAGVSCRGQDTCPVVQGLRIPLQTDRRIFTPMDRASYQWKREYAHRTAVERVNSRLDVSFGLELHTIRGLKKMQLRCGLALIVMLAMALGRIRQRQPERMRRLVGS
- the rpsA gene encoding 30S ribosomal protein S1; translated protein: MDEREHTMPEDTTEQAKNQEHEDIMNMEDSLAYAPMEDVHPGDIVEGKVVHISNDGVLVDVGAKSEGIIHLQDLSHRRIERPEDVVKLGDVISVYVLGYEGEEGVLKLSKKRADEQEAWKKLEEAQESGQILHAPVVEIVKGGLVVDVGLRGFIPASHIARGYVSDMTPYLGQVVPLKVVELDRNKRRAILSRKIAMEIEENAKKEQLWQTIQEGQVRHGVVKSLTDFGAFIDLGGVDGLLHISEMSWGRINHPSEVLEVGQEIDVKVLRLDPEKNKISLGLRQVLPNPWEGVEEKYRVGQLYQGVVVRLAGFGAFVELEPGVDGLVHISQLAPERIHQPSDVVTVGDRIWVKILSVDAANKRISLSKRQADEDIANGALSSHDHIEEDGGSTTIGEHLNAYHAGNWDDEKEP
- a CDS encoding lysophospholipid acyltransferase family protein is translated as MFYWVLYWMVRWAFSLYFRIEVKGVENVPRKGPLLILVNHITLLDPPMAAILMPRPVYFMAKVELFRYPIFGWLIQHLHAFPVRRGHPDRQAIRTSLRILEQEKALMIFPEGHRSETGALQEARAGAVYLAQKTGAPCIPIGISGQYGFRKTIRYSIGEVFTIPRDMERHEAQKLIMRKIAEQIPGNQVEHFSRKKRIKR
- a CDS encoding biotin transporter BioY, which gives rise to MPHYMRFLVLASFITAITAVGAITSFTLPFLTVVPFSLQVLGVYLAGGLLPPKWAFLSMMTYLILGALGLPVFAEGGHGVAILVGPFGGYLWAFPVAAWAMSILTGSTTHKGRLIAGLAVNLIIIYLGGMIGLILTTHATVPHAFLEGVVPFMGWDALKAVIAFPIIRKARAFTIARWGEHSYRQAG